ATGTGGGGCGGTCAACGGCATCTCGCCGACGCCGGATGCGCCGAAGGGACCGTCGGGACGCGGGCTTTCCACGTAGATGATCTCCATGTCGTCCGGGATATCCTTGATGGTCGGGATACCGGCTCCGCCCATGTTGGCGTGCTTCTTGATATCCTCGTAATCCTCGCTGAGCGCCAGGCCGATGCCCTGGGCAATGCCGCCGTGGATCTGGCCGTCCACCAGGAGGTAGTTGTTGACCACGCCGATATCGGCCACGGTGACCATCTTCTCGACGGTGGTCTTGCCGGTGGCGGGATCAACGGCCACCAGAGACAGGAACACGCCGTACATGTAGCAGCAGAACGGATTGCCCTGGCCGTTGGCGTCGCAGTCGTTGGCCGGAGCGGTCCACTTGCCGTGATACAGCAGTTCCTTGCCTTCGGCGACCATCTCTTCGTGGGTGCGGAAGGAGCCGTCGGGCTTCCTCATGGCGGCCACGAGTTGATCGCAGGCGTTCTTGGTGGCCTGCCCCACGACGACCTGGGAGCGGCTACCGCCGGCGGGGCCCGCCGGAGGCGCGAAGCTGGTGTCGCCCATCATCAGGTGGACCTGATCCGGGGTCAGGTTCAGGGGACGCAGGGCTTCGTGGGCGGTGCCCAGGGTACCCATATCCGCGCCCTGCCCGTGGTCGCCCCAGGCGGAATACACGGTGACGGTGTTGTCCTCGTTCAGAGCGATGTCCACCTCGGCGGTGTCCGGGCCGTCCAGACCGGAACCGTACACGCCGATGGCCACGCCCACACCGAGTTTCTTGGCGTCGGTGGAGTTCTCGGCCGCGTACTTCTTGGCCGCCTCATAGTGAGGACGGACCTTGTCGATCATCTCGGGCAGGGAGTAGACCTCGGGATCCTGGCCGGTGGGCGTGGTGGAACCTTCACGGTAGACGTTTTTGTACCGCAGTTCCAGGGGATCCATGCCCAGCTTCTCGGCCAGCTCGTCCATGCACACTTCGGAGGGGAACTCCGCTTCGGGAGCGCCGTAGCCGCGGAAGGCCGCGCCCCAGCAGTGGTTGGTGCAGACGGTGCGGCCCTCGCCACGAATGGCCGGGATATCGTAACCGGCGCCGATGTACTGCGCGCCGCGCAGGGTCAGCAGGTCGCCGAACTCGGAATACGGGCCGTGGTCCACGGTCCAATCCGTTTCCATGCCGAGCAACTTGCCGTCGTTGGAGGCGGCCAGGCGCACGGTGGTGAACTGCGGAGACCGCTTGCCGGTGTACTGCTGCTGCTGTTTCCAGGTGTAGTTCAGGAACACGGGACGGCCGGTGGCCAAGGCGGCCGCGCCGACCAGCGCTTCCATGGTCGGAGAGAACTTGTAGCCGAAGGTGCCGCCGGTCGGGTTCTGGACCAGGACCAGGTTCTCGGGCTCCACGCCCAGACCGGGTGCGATCATGAGCAGGTGCAGGTGAATGGCGATGGACTTGGAATGGATGACCAGCTTGCCCTCGTCGCCGATGTAGGCGAACCCTACGTCGGGCTCGATGGGCATGTGCGGCTGGCGCTGGGTGTAGTAATCGCCTTCCACGACCACGTCGGCCTTTTCGAAGATCGGCTTGGTATCCGGTCCCTTGGCCTCTTTTTGGACGTAGTAGACATTGGGGGTGCCGGGGTGAATTTCGATGGCGTCCTCGGCCATGGCCGCCGGAGCGTTCATGTACTCGGGCAACTGCTCGATCTCGACCTTGACCAGCTTGGCGCCTTCCCTGGCCGCCTGCGGAGTGTCGGCACAGACGATGGCGATGGCGTCACCGTACTGGAAGATCTTTTCGTCGCACAGGATGGGACGATCCCAACCGTCGCCGAGGTTGCTCGGGAAGGTGATCAGGCCGGTGATGCGGTTCTTGCCCTTGACGTCCTTGTGGGTCACGACCTTGTAGACGCCGGGAACGGCCTCGGCCTCGGTCACGTCGATGGACAGGATGTTGGCGTGGGAAACCTCGGCCTGAACCAGTTCACAATGCAGGGTTCCGGGGGGCAGGCGCAGGCCCATGTCGGCGCCGAAGTCCCAGGTGCCGGTGACCTTGGCCACGGCGGACGGACGCGGGTAGCTGGTACCCCAGATGCGGCCGTCTTCGGGGATCTTGAAGATCAGGTCGTCCATGGACTTGTCGCCGCGCATAACGGCGGCAGCGGCCATGACGGCGTCCACCAGGGGCTTGTAGCCAGTGCAACGGCAGACGTTCTTATGCTTCTGGAACCAGTCGCGGACTTCGTCGCGAGTGGGGCTCGGGTTTTCGAGCAGCAGCGCATAGGTGGAGACCAGGAAACCGGGGGAGCAGAAGCCGCACTGCGCGCCGCCGTAAGCGATCCAAGCCATCTGGATGGGGTGCAGGTTGTCGGGAGTGCCGAGACCCTCAAGGGTCATGATTTTGGTGTTGTTCGGGACACGCTTCATCTTGATGGAACAGGACCGGACCAACTTGTCATCCCGCAGGATGGTGCAACTTCCGCACTGACCGGTGCCGCAACCGATCTTGACGCTGGTCAATCCCAGATTCTGGCGCAACACGTTGGCCAGGGACTCCTCAGGCTCGCACACGACGTTCCTGGAGACTCCATTTACTCGGAGCGTCCTTTTGATCATAACAGTTTTCCTCCTAATTTGTTCTCACTGTCTCGCAGATACATTTGGCTCCCCAAGGGAACCGGAATCTATTTACCAAAGGGACAGATGGGATAGCGGCAAACCTCGCAGGTAGCGCAAAACCCGCCATGCCCCAAGGATACGATGTCCTCGCGGGTGATCTTCTCCCCGGCCACAAGGCGCGGAACGATCAGATCAAACACGGAAGCCCGATAGTACATGACGCAACCCGGCAGCCCGAGAATGGGCACGCCGTTCAAATCGGCGACCATGAACATGACGCCGGGAAACGTGGGAGATCCGTAGGTAACGACATCCGCCCCGGTCAGGCGGATGGCCGTGGGCGTCTGATCGTCCGGGTCCACGGACATGCCGCCCGTGACCACGACCATCTCCGCACCGCCGGCGATGAAGGCCATGATGGCGTCGCGGGTCATTGCCGGGTCGTCGGAAGTCAGGGTCTGGCCCATGACCTCGGAGCCGAGGTTGGAGAATTTCTTGCGAATGACCGGCCCGAACTTGTCTTTGATGCGGCCGTGATAGACCTCGCTTCCCGTGGTCACCAGGCCGACGGACAACCGACGGAACGGACGGATGCCGACCACGTAATCGTACTCGGCACAGATGGCCTCCACCTGACGGATCTTTTCCTCGTTGATGACCAACGGGACAACGCGGGTACCGGCCACGGGACGGGTTTCCGTGACCTGCTGGCCGGTGTGCATGGTCGCCAGGACGACCTCTTCGATGGAATTGATGCGATTCAAAGCCTCGACGTTGACGTCGAGCAGGCCGGGCTCGGCAATGAAGTTGATGCGCCCCTCGGACACGTCCGACAGGGTGATGTGCGGCCCTACGGCCGCGCGGGCAATACGTTGGGCTGCCTCGTTCTCATGAATACAGCCGTTTTCCATGTCCAGAACGTAAATGTGCTCCTTGCCGATTTCGAGCAGCGTCTGGATGTCCTCCTCCGCAATGATGTGGCCTTTTCGGAAAACCGGCCCCTTGGTCTCTCCGGGAACGATTTTGGTCATGTCATGGCATAAGACCATGCCGACGGCATCCTGAACGGGAACGGTCTTCATTGTTCCTCCACTAATAAAGACTCAACATATGTAGATGCATCGCCCCGTTGCCGCGGGAACGACGACCCATTTCTGTCCAAATCGGGCGCACTGTGTCTATCTAGACATAATAGTTGGATATACGTATCCCACAATGCCCCTTAAGCACCCTTAACTTCGGCGATCGTGCGATTATGCCGAGTTGGGCTTAACATATTCCGAGGGAAAGGACAGGTCAACCATCTCCTATTAATTTAGCGTAAAATTTCCATAATGTTATGTGTGCGTTTTTCGAACACACCGCAACCGCAGGATATCCGTCAGGCAGAGACACGCCCGGCGGACACTATTTTTATTTCTCTAAGACATTCAACAAAACAAGTGCGCTATGTGTATATCATTCTGGTTGCGGCTCTTCGCAAAGGTCAATCCACTGCCCATTCGTCAGTGCGCCCAGCCGGTCTGGAGTAAGCCGGAAAACCGCATGCGGCGTCCCGGCGGCCGCCCAGATCTCGTCGTATTGCCGAAGGTCCTGATCCAGCACGGTGCGCAACGGAGTCCCGTGCCCCACAGGGGGGATACCGCCTATGGCAAACCCAGTGCGATCCTTAACGAAATTCCCATCCGCCCGTTGCAGCTCCAGGGATGTCGCGGCACGAACTTTGGCCGGATCCACCCGGTTGGCGCCCGAGGCCACGACCAAGACAGGGTCACCCGTGGCCCGGTCACGGAAGACCAAGGATTTGGCGATTTGCGCTACCGCGCAACCAATGCTGTTCGCCGCGCCCAAAGCGGTCCGTGTGGACGAAGTCAATTCCCGCACATCGAAGTCATCACCCTGTTTCAACAGGAAATCCTGCACACGCTGCGCACTCTTGCTCAACTTCTCCGCCATGCTGATCCTCCTTGCCGTGCAGATCGGTTTCCCTTGCCCGATCCATCGGCTCCTGCTAAGAATTTTGTTCGGACGTGATAACGCACAAGAAAGGAATTAGCACCGTATGCTAAAACGCACAAGCGGGAAGCGGAATAAAAAAAAGCCAAGCCAAGGAAGGAAGCGTGCCTGCTGACGACATCCGTTCGGCCATAGCCGATCGATTGAAAACATGCCGCAAGGAACGGGAAATAAGCCTGGACAAGGCGGCTTTGCTCACGGGCGTGTCCAAGGCCATGCTCGGCCAGATCGAACGACGGGAATCCGCGCCGACCATCGCCACCCTGTGGAAGATCGCCAGCGGGCTGAATCTTTCCTTCTCCTCGTTCTTCACGGACCGGCCCGGATCGGACTACCGGCAGGTGCCCTTCCCCAACGACCCGGACATGGCCATCCGCGTTGTCTTTCCCTATGACGCGGCCACACGCATGGAGATGTTCCACGTGACCCTGACCAACGGCCATCACCAGCGATCCGCCGCCCACCGCTTTGGCGTGATCGAGCATGTGGTTACCCTTCGGGGGGTTCTCGACCTGATCTACGAGGGCAAGGTGCACCGGCTGGCCCAGGGCGACGCCCACCGTTTCCACGCCGACGTGGCCCACCAGTACAGGGCGGCCACGGGCGTCGTCGTGTTCCAGAACATCATCTGCTACACATAGGATTGCACCCCAAGAATCCGGGGCAAAAAAAGAACCGGCCAACGAACCAGCCAAATCAAACCTAAACCACTATCTTGACCGGGCATAAAATCTTGTATATTCAAGTTAGTGGACAGGCATAAGAACCAGCCAACAAACCAGCCAAAAGGAGCCAGCTTTGAAGCCGGTATTACCGCACGGCAAATACCTCGGCCCGTTGAAGGACATCGCTCAGGACGTCCTGACCACTTCGGCGGCCCTGGAAGGCCGCGTGGCCCTGGAGACGGCCCGTGCCCTGGGCGACCAGTTGCGCCTTCTCAACTCCTTTTACAGCAACCTCATCGAAGGCCATAAGACCTTCATTCCGGACATCGAGAAGGCTCTGAACGACGGCTATAGCGCCGATGAGAACAACCGCTATGCGCAGGAACTGTGCCGGGCCCACGTGGTCGCTGAAAAGAAACTCATGATCCTGGTGGAACAAGACCCGGAGCTGAACGTCAGCTCTCCGGAAATGCTGCGCTCCATCCACCGGGAGTTCTACTCCCATCTGCCCCCCGAACACCGATTCACCCATGAGGAGCGCGGATTCACCGACATTGAGGTGCGCCCAGGGGAGTTCCGGGACCTGGAGGTCGCCGTGCATCGGGATGCGGGTGCCCACGGCCCCGCCTGCGCGGACCTGCCCGCATGCCTCGCCCGGTTCGCCGAGGATTACGACGTGGCCCGATACCACGGAGACGAACGGCTGATCGCCATGGCCGCAGCCCACCACCAGCTCACCTGGCTCCACCCCTTCCGGGACGGCAACGGGCGCGTCTCCCGCTTGCACTCCGGGCTGTTCATGACCCGCGCCAAGATCAACCGGGGCAACTTGTGGTCCCTGTCGCGCGGCCTCTCAAGGCAAAAGCAGGAATACATGATCAATCTTTTTTCCGTCGATCCTGCGCCCGACGACACGCCGGAATCCCTGAACGAACGGCTGGCTGATTTCTGTGAATTCTTCCTCGGCGTCTGCCTGGACCAGGCCCGATTCATGACACGGCAACTGCGCCTGGAAAAGGTCGAGCAACGCATCGAGTGGTTCGTCCGCGAACGCTCGCAACGGCGCGACAGACTTCCCCTCCGGGCGTCGCGCCTGTTGCGTGCCGTCTTCATGCAGGGCCGGATCCCCCGGGGCCAGGCCCCGGAGATATTGAACACCAGCGAGACCAGCTCCCGGCGGCTCGTCCGGCAGCTTCTGGACGAAGGACTCCTGGTTTCCGAGAGCCATCGCGCCCCGCTCACGGTGGCCCTGCCCTTCCATGTCATGCCCTATTATTTCCCGTCGCTGTACCGGCCCGAGGTGTTGGGCCCGGAGTACACGGAAATGCTCGGGGCCCCTCCGCCGGAGATCTGACGGAACCCGGCCGCCCCGCCCCTGCGGGAAGGTCATGCCGCCGCCCGAATCGATATCATCCGCATAGCCGGTGAATTCCATTCCGGCCACGCCGCCTTCAGCAGGCTAAAACCATAAAAAATGGGGGTGGTTGAAACCACCCCCAAACTTTTACTTAACCTTTACCAGTTCTAGCTTAACAGCACTGCCGACAACCCAGAACTGGATAATTGCTCAACACGGCTCATCAAAACGGCACGTCGTCCATGCCGCTGGCCTCGGACGGGAAGGCGGGACCGAGGTCCTCTTCCTCCTGCGGATAGCCGTTATCGTTCTGCGGCGGGTAATTATTGTTGTTCTGCGGCGGACGATTCTGCTGCGGCCGATTTTGCGGATAGCCGCCGCCCTGCTGCTGATAACCGCCCGGCTGGGGCTGCTGGCCGTCGGGAGCGCGATCGAGCCCCTGCACGTTGTCGGCCACGATCTCCGTGGTGTAGCGATCCTGTCCGTCCTGGCCCTGCCACTTGCGGGTCTGCAGCTTGCCCTCGACCAGAACCAGACGCCCCTTATTGAGATAATTGCCTACGAACTCGGCCTGCTGACGCCAGGCCACCACGCGGTGCCATTCGGTGCGCTCCACGCGCTGGCCGGTCTGGCGGTCGCGATACCCCTCGTCCGTGGCCACGGAAAAATTGGCCACGGCCTGGCCCGAAGTGGTATAGGAAACCTTTGGATCTTGCCCGACCCGACCGATGATGATTACTTTATTCAAGCTGCCAGCCATTTCAACTCCTTACAGGGATATGATTCATCTATAACAATGCAATATCAAAATTTGGCGGCGGTGTCTTCCAGCGCATCCATGGTATCTTCCAGAGCGTAGGTGAGCTTGTCCGCTTCGCCCGGCTGCCAGTCGCCCAGGGCCTTCTCGATGGCCAACCGCAGCTTATCGGCCTTTTCGGCGTCCGCGCGCAGGGCCTTGGCCTGGTTGTCGGGGATCAGCCCGGCCCGGACCGCGTCGAAGATCGCATCGGCCAGCTCCATGACGCCCTTCTTGGGGATGGCGGAGCTATCCTCCCAGGCCAGACTCCACAATGAGGGCCACGTCTTGCGCACCTCGTCCTCGCTGTACGTCCACGCCGACACCCGAATCTGCAACAATCTGCCCATGATAAGCCTCCCGCCGGTTGTCTACGCCTCTTCTTCCCACTCGCTTTGAATGCGGGCCACCACGTCTTGGATGACCGTGAGCTGGTCCTCGGGACAAACACCGATGAGGGGTTCGCCCTCATCCACGTTATCGCCGCGACCGAAGTAGACGGAGTAGATGATGCCCTCGGGCCCGGAATAGACCAAGGGGGTCTCCCGCTTCATGCGGGACACAATGAGAAATTCCATGCCGTCCTGGACCTTGACCGAGCGCTTGCCCGAGACTTTAAGCTTCTGGTCCACCTCGGGCACGAAGTAGTATTTGGCCCGCTCCGGAGCGCGGAACAAATACAGGGCCTCCTGCAGGATGAGCTCAATGACTTCCTTGCGGGTCAGGTAATGTTTGATGGTCAGCAGCGGCTCCCCCGCCTCCACAAACCGGCCCTCGTGTTGCGTGTGCACGACTTCGATGACGCCCTTCTCCGGGGCCGGGATGGACTTTTCATTCTTCTCGCGGGTCAGGTGCGCCAGCAGGGTGCCGGGCTTTTCCAAAAACTCGCCGCGCGGGCCGTGGACCTTCTCTCCGGGCTTGACGGCCGCAAAGGCGACCACCCCGGTATGGGGTGCGCGAACCACGATCTCGCGGTAGGGAGAGGCCTTTACCTTATCGAGCAACTCTTTTATATTCAGCACTATTTTTCCTCTAATGCGCTCTGTTTCGCGTTTGTTTCAAACACGGGGCGCGCTCGGGGTGTCTCATAAAACTCAGCGATAGTAAAGGTTGCGCCCACCCATGGTCAGGAGTGACTGGTGCAGGTTCTTCTTGACTTCCCGCCGGTCCCAGATGCCGTGAATGTGGCCCCGCGACAGGGCGTGATAGGCCTTGTGATAATTGGGCGGCACACTGATGCCCGTGGTCTCCGAGATGACCCCCGGCCCGGCGAAGCCGATGTTGGAGGACTGGACCGCGAACTGGTAGGGCGAGCAACCCAGGAAGCTGGCCACGGGCCCGGCATAGGAGTTGGTGTCGTAAAGCACCAGGTACAGGCCGCCCGCGTCGATGTAACGGCGCACGGCGATGGTGCAGCGCGGCATCTGGATGACCCCGTTGACACCCTCCTGAATGCGGATGCCCGCCGTGCCGTGCACGTAGGCGATGAACGGCTGGCGCTTGCGCGTGGCCCGCTCGGCCGCACGGATGAACTTTTCGCCCTCGGCCGCCCCCACCGAGCCGCCCCGAAACGGTGCGCAGAGCACGGCCACCACGGCGTCCACCTCTTCGATGGAGGTCTCAAAGGTGATGCATGCGGACTTGAGTCCGGTACGCTCCTTGGCCTTGTCCAGCTTGGTATCGAATTTCTCGTAGCCCAAGGGATTCATGGACTCCAACTGGCCGTTGAACTCCTTGGACTCGCTGTAGTCGAAGACGTTCTGGAGGTACCAGCGATACTCCATGGGGAAATGATGGCCGCAGGACGGGCAGACCCCGGCAAAATCGCCGAACAGGTCCGGCACCCACAGGTCCGGACAATGATGGGTCCTCACGTTGGGACAGGAAATGGTCCGGTCCTCCTGGCTGCGCGGACTGGTCCAGGCCCACTCGCTGCCCACCAGGCAGGCCCCGTCCTCGGGACAGGAGAGCCGGGTCAGCCGATCCATCACGGCCTCGCCCACCTTGGGCTGCACCCCGCCGTTGCCGGGCAACATGCGGTCCATGGCCTTCTTGAGCGGCATGAGCACCTTGTGCCGGACCAGATGCGCCTCGGCCCCGAGGTCCTCGAACACGGCGTTGAGCCGCCTCTTCTGGCGGCCGAGCAGGTCATAGCGCAGAAAGGAATGGGCGGCCCAGATGGTCCCTTTGGTGGCGGCCACGGCCCGGCTGACCACGCCGGTCCCGTCCAGGCGGGCATGACGGCTCATAGCCCGAAACTTGCGTTGCCGCTGGTCCACCAGCCGGTCCAGGGCGGACGAAGACAGAGTCCAGCGCATGTAGATGGACTCGGCGTCGTCGGTCTTGGAAGTGCGCACGGCCATGGCCCGGTAGAGCTTCATGGACTTGACCGAACTGACTACTTCGTTGGTGGTCTGGATAAGCTCGCGCCGCAGTTCGCGGAAAAAATCGTAGTGGTACGGCCGCGCGCCCAGCGGCGGTTCCTGGAGCACGCGGTCCACATAGCCGTTGCGCAGGTTATCTTCGGCGGTGATGCGCAGTTGGCGGGCGCACTTCTCGATGAGTTCGGGAGTGGCCCGGTCCCCGCTGCGCAGGCCGGCTTCGATGGCCGCCGCACCCTCGGGCGAAATGACCGAGTAATAACCGTGCGAGAGCATGATCCGGCGATCAGCCAGGCCGATGGCCTCGGCGCCGCCCGAGCCGCCCTCGGAAAACACGGCCACCACCGGCACGCGCAACCCGGCCAGTTCGTAGAGGTTGCGGGCGATTTGCTGGGCCGCGCCCGGCCAGTCCTCCACCGGATAGGCCCCGGGCGTGAACACGAAGGTATGCACCGGAATGTTTTCGGTCTCGGCCACCTTCATGTAGTGCAGGGCCTTGGCGTTGCCCCATGGCTTGACCGAGCCGCCGTTGCGGAAGGCCTCGCCGTGGCCCTTTTCCTGGCCGATGACCATAACCATCTGATTGATGACCTTGTCCCCCACCCGGCGCGAGAACACGGCCCGGGCGATGAGCATGCTCGGGTCGATGTTGTATTCGCCCCGTCCGCCGATCTCGGTATAGTTGTCGTAGACGTTTTCCAGGATGTCCTTGAGGCAGATGCGCTGAGGATGGCGAACGATGCGCACCCTGTCCATGGGCGTCAGGGTAGTGTCGAGCTTACGCTCCGAAAAATCAAACAGATCGTCGATGCGCGCCAGCTCCTCGCGCTTGGTCCCGCCCGGAACGGACCGATGCCGCTCCATCATCTCGCCGAATTTGGCGGCCAGCAGACGAATGGAGTCATCATCGCGATTGGCGAAGATGTCCTGAATGTACGTCAGACGGTCCCGCAGACCCTGGATTCTCCGTT
This is a stretch of genomic DNA from Desulfovibrio sp. Huiquan2017. It encodes these proteins:
- a CDS encoding molybdopterin-dependent aldehyde oxidoreductase, which encodes MIKRTLRVNGVSRNVVCEPEESLANVLRQNLGLTSVKIGCGTGQCGSCTILRDDKLVRSCSIKMKRVPNNTKIMTLEGLGTPDNLHPIQMAWIAYGGAQCGFCSPGFLVSTYALLLENPSPTRDEVRDWFQKHKNVCRCTGYKPLVDAVMAAAAVMRGDKSMDDLIFKIPEDGRIWGTSYPRPSAVAKVTGTWDFGADMGLRLPPGTLHCELVQAEVSHANILSIDVTEAEAVPGVYKVVTHKDVKGKNRITGLITFPSNLGDGWDRPILCDEKIFQYGDAIAIVCADTPQAAREGAKLVKVEIEQLPEYMNAPAAMAEDAIEIHPGTPNVYYVQKEAKGPDTKPIFEKADVVVEGDYYTQRQPHMPIEPDVGFAYIGDEGKLVIHSKSIAIHLHLLMIAPGLGVEPENLVLVQNPTGGTFGYKFSPTMEALVGAAALATGRPVFLNYTWKQQQQYTGKRSPQFTTVRLAASNDGKLLGMETDWTVDHGPYSEFGDLLTLRGAQYIGAGYDIPAIRGEGRTVCTNHCWGAAFRGYGAPEAEFPSEVCMDELAEKLGMDPLELRYKNVYREGSTTPTGQDPEVYSLPEMIDKVRPHYEAAKKYAAENSTDAKKLGVGVAIGVYGSGLDGPDTAEVDIALNEDNTVTVYSAWGDHGQGADMGTLGTAHEALRPLNLTPDQVHLMMGDTSFAPPAGPAGGSRSQVVVGQATKNACDQLVAAMRKPDGSFRTHEEMVAEGKELLYHGKWTAPANDCDANGQGNPFCCYMYGVFLSLVAVDPATGKTTVEKMVTVADIGVVNNYLLVDGQIHGGIAQGIGLALSEDYEDIKKHANMGGAGIPTIKDIPDDMEIIYVESPRPDGPFGASGVGEMPLTAPHAAIINAIYNACGARIRHLPAYPEKVLAALKG
- the ssb gene encoding single-stranded DNA-binding protein; this encodes MAGSLNKVIIIGRVGQDPKVSYTTSGQAVANFSVATDEGYRDRQTGQRVERTEWHRVVAWRQQAEFVGNYLNKGRLVLVEGKLQTRKWQGQDGQDRYTTEIVADNVQGLDRAPDGQQPQPGGYQQQGGGYPQNRPQQNRPPQNNNNYPPQNDNGYPQEEEDLGPAFPSEASGMDDVPF
- a CDS encoding acetyl-CoA carboxylase carboxyl transferase subunit alpha/beta; protein product: MDRERRIQGLRDRLTYIQDIFANRDDDSIRLLAAKFGEMMERHRSVPGGTKREELARIDDLFDFSERKLDTTLTPMDRVRIVRHPQRICLKDILENVYDNYTEIGGRGEYNIDPSMLIARAVFSRRVGDKVINQMVMVIGQEKGHGEAFRNGGSVKPWGNAKALHYMKVAETENIPVHTFVFTPGAYPVEDWPGAAQQIARNLYELAGLRVPVVAVFSEGGSGGAEAIGLADRRIMLSHGYYSVISPEGAAAIEAGLRSGDRATPELIEKCARQLRITAEDNLRNGYVDRVLQEPPLGARPYHYDFFRELRRELIQTTNEVVSSVKSMKLYRAMAVRTSKTDDAESIYMRWTLSSSALDRLVDQRQRKFRAMSRHARLDGTGVVSRAVAATKGTIWAAHSFLRYDLLGRQKRRLNAVFEDLGAEAHLVRHKVLMPLKKAMDRMLPGNGGVQPKVGEAVMDRLTRLSCPEDGACLVGSEWAWTSPRSQEDRTISCPNVRTHHCPDLWVPDLFGDFAGVCPSCGHHFPMEYRWYLQNVFDYSESKEFNGQLESMNPLGYEKFDTKLDKAKERTGLKSACITFETSIEEVDAVVAVLCAPFRGGSVGAAEGEKFIRAAERATRKRQPFIAYVHGTAGIRIQEGVNGVIQMPRCTIAVRRYIDAGGLYLVLYDTNSYAGPVASFLGCSPYQFAVQSSNIGFAGPGVISETTGISVPPNYHKAYHALSRGHIHGIWDRREVKKNLHQSLLTMGGRNLYYR
- a CDS encoding Fic family protein, which gives rise to MKPVLPHGKYLGPLKDIAQDVLTTSAALEGRVALETARALGDQLRLLNSFYSNLIEGHKTFIPDIEKALNDGYSADENNRYAQELCRAHVVAEKKLMILVEQDPELNVSSPEMLRSIHREFYSHLPPEHRFTHEERGFTDIEVRPGEFRDLEVAVHRDAGAHGPACADLPACLARFAEDYDVARYHGDERLIAMAAAHHQLTWLHPFRDGNGRVSRLHSGLFMTRAKINRGNLWSLSRGLSRQKQEYMINLFSVDPAPDDTPESLNERLADFCEFFLGVCLDQARFMTRQLRLEKVEQRIEWFVRERSQRRDRLPLRASRLLRAVFMQGRIPRGQAPEILNTSETSSRRLVRQLLDEGLLVSESHRAPLTVALPFHVMPYYFPSLYRPEVLGPEYTEMLGAPPPEI
- a CDS encoding XRE family transcriptional regulator; the encoded protein is MPADDIRSAIADRLKTCRKEREISLDKAALLTGVSKAMLGQIERRESAPTIATLWKIASGLNLSFSSFFTDRPGSDYRQVPFPNDPDMAIRVVFPYDAATRMEMFHVTLTNGHHQRSAAHRFGVIEHVVTLRGVLDLIYEGKVHRLAQGDAHRFHADVAHQYRAATGVVVFQNIICYT
- a CDS encoding molybdopterin-binding protein is translated as MKTVPVQDAVGMVLCHDMTKIVPGETKGPVFRKGHIIAEEDIQTLLEIGKEHIYVLDMENGCIHENEAAQRIARAAVGPHITLSDVSEGRINFIAEPGLLDVNVEALNRINSIEEVVLATMHTGQQVTETRPVAGTRVVPLVINEEKIRQVEAICAEYDYVVGIRPFRRLSVGLVTTGSEVYHGRIKDKFGPVIRKKFSNLGSEVMGQTLTSDDPAMTRDAIMAFIAGGAEMVVVTGGMSVDPDDQTPTAIRLTGADVVTYGSPTFPGVMFMVADLNGVPILGLPGCVMYYRASVFDLIVPRLVAGEKITREDIVSLGHGGFCATCEVCRYPICPFGK
- a CDS encoding biotin attachment protein, whose translation is MLNIKELLDKVKASPYREIVVRAPHTGVVAFAAVKPGEKVHGPRGEFLEKPGTLLAHLTREKNEKSIPAPEKGVIEVVHTQHEGRFVEAGEPLLTIKHYLTRKEVIELILQEALYLFRAPERAKYYFVPEVDQKLKVSGKRSVKVQDGMEFLIVSRMKRETPLVYSGPEGIIYSVYFGRGDNVDEGEPLIGVCPEDQLTVIQDVVARIQSEWEEEA
- a CDS encoding YbaK/EbsC family protein, coding for MAEKLSKSAQRVQDFLLKQGDDFDVRELTSSTRTALGAANSIGCAVAQIAKSLVFRDRATGDPVLVVASGANRVDPAKVRAATSLELQRADGNFVKDRTGFAIGGIPPVGHGTPLRTVLDQDLRQYDEIWAAAGTPHAVFRLTPDRLGALTNGQWIDLCEEPQPE